One Acidobacteriota bacterium DNA window includes the following coding sequences:
- the ruvB gene encoding Holliday junction branch migration DNA helicase RuvB has protein sequence MTADARLTTASRVDDDAQYETGLRPRTLDDYIGQERVRANLQVSIAAAKQRHEALDHVLLYGPPGLGKTTLAYVIGNELGVPVRSTSGPVLERPGDLAAILTNLQARDVLFIDEVHRMSAAIEEILYPAMEDFELDIMIGQGPGARSVKVPLQPFTLVGATTRAGLLTSPLRARFGIVHRLDFYEESDVTTILTRSARILGVAIASEAAAEIARRSRGTPRIANRLLRRVRDFAEVRADGRITAAVCLDALRLLEVDAHGFDEADRRLLRTIIDKFSGGPVGLNSLAAAIGEEKDAIEDIYEPYLIQIGFLDRTPRGRVATARAYEYFGLIAPGKDNRLW, from the coding sequence ATGACGGCCGACGCCCGGCTCACGACCGCATCCCGCGTGGACGACGACGCCCAGTACGAGACCGGGCTCCGTCCGCGGACGCTCGACGACTACATCGGGCAGGAACGCGTGCGCGCCAACCTGCAGGTCTCGATCGCCGCCGCGAAGCAGCGTCACGAAGCGCTCGATCACGTCCTGCTGTACGGCCCGCCCGGTCTCGGCAAGACCACGCTCGCGTACGTCATCGGCAACGAGCTCGGCGTGCCGGTGCGATCGACGTCCGGGCCCGTGCTCGAGCGGCCGGGCGACCTCGCGGCGATTCTCACGAACCTGCAGGCGCGCGACGTGCTCTTCATCGACGAAGTGCACCGGATGAGCGCGGCCATCGAGGAGATCCTCTATCCGGCGATGGAGGACTTCGAGCTGGACATCATGATCGGGCAGGGCCCTGGCGCCCGCTCGGTCAAGGTGCCGCTGCAGCCGTTCACGCTCGTCGGCGCGACGACGCGCGCCGGCCTGCTCACGTCCCCGTTGCGCGCGCGGTTCGGCATCGTGCATCGGCTCGATTTCTACGAGGAGTCGGACGTCACGACGATCCTCACGCGGTCGGCCCGGATCCTGGGTGTCGCGATCGCGTCCGAGGCGGCCGCCGAGATCGCCCGCCGGTCGCGCGGCACGCCGCGCATCGCGAACCGCTTGCTGCGCCGCGTGCGCGACTTCGCGGAAGTGCGGGCCGACGGGCGGATTACCGCGGCCGTCTGTCTCGACGCGCTGCGGCTGCTCGAGGTCGACGCGCACGGGTTCGACGAGGCGGATCGGCGGCTGCTCCGCACGATCATCGACAAGTTCTCGGGCGGGCCGGTCGGCCTCAACAGCCTCGCCGCGGCGATCGGCGAAGAGAAGGACGCCATCGAGGACATCTACGAGCCGTATCTGATCCAGATCGGCTTCCTGGATCGCACGCCGCGCGGGCGGGTCGCCACCGCGCGCGCGTACGAGTACTTCGGGCTGATCGCGCCCGGGAAGGACAACCGGCTGTGGTGA
- the ruvA gene encoding Holliday junction branch migration protein RuvA, with protein sequence MIAHLSGTLLEKQVPRLVVDVGGVGYEVLVPLSTFYAVGDRGERVALGVYTRVTDEAIQLYGFHTALERTLFERLIGVNGVGPKLALAVLSGIEPAELVRAVRHGDVARLTRTPGIGRKTAERLVLELKDRLPAAVDEAADAPRRAGGDEVRDDILSALVNLGYQRHAVEKTVDTVIGRSEARAFEPLLRETLRELAR encoded by the coding sequence GTGATCGCGCATCTGTCCGGCACGCTGCTCGAGAAACAGGTCCCTCGACTGGTGGTGGACGTCGGTGGCGTGGGCTACGAGGTCCTCGTGCCGCTCTCGACGTTCTACGCCGTCGGCGATCGCGGCGAGCGGGTCGCGCTCGGCGTCTACACGCGGGTGACCGACGAGGCCATTCAACTGTACGGTTTCCACACGGCGTTGGAACGCACGCTGTTCGAGCGGCTGATCGGCGTGAACGGCGTCGGGCCGAAGCTGGCGCTCGCCGTGCTGTCCGGGATCGAGCCTGCCGAGCTCGTGCGCGCGGTGCGCCACGGCGACGTGGCGCGTCTCACGCGGACGCCGGGGATCGGCCGCAAGACGGCGGAGCGGCTCGTGCTCGAGCTGAAGGATCGGCTGCCGGCCGCCGTGGACGAGGCGGCCGACGCGCCACGGCGGGCGGGCGGCGACGAGGTCAGGGACGACATCCTCTCGGCGCTCGTCAACCTCGGCTACCAGCGCCACGCGGTCGAGAAGACGGTCGACACCGTCATCGGCCGCAGCGAGGCGCGCGCGTTCGAACCGCTCCTGCGCGAGACGCTGCGGGAGCTCGCGCGCTGA